The DNA window ACAACACCACGTATCCAGCTGCTGCCTCCCACCGCGGCGTGGCGGCGTTGACGTCAGCGGGGACGCGTGTCAAAGGCTGGAACTGTCCGTCTCCGGGCCGTCCCGGCCGGCGGCGAGCGTGCGCTCCAGCGCCCCCCTAAAGcgtgccttctccaggtgtggtccccctcctctgccctctgccctctcctcccctctgctctcaTCTTCTTCCCCTTGACCCCGACTCACCACAACCTTGACGCCGATAAGagagccgcccccccccccccccccccccccattcctgcCCCCTCGCCAACTGACACAGTTTCCAGAAGGGCCGACCTTCTTCCtcactttctcttcttctcttccgcACCTTTCCTTCCAACTTTCCatcctttccccccctcttccAGTCACTGGAAATGACATCCATTAATCAGGTGAATTTGtacctttgtgaggacctttATGCCACTTTGTGCCCTTGTGAGGACCTTTGCGCTCACAAAACCCTCGGTCGGTCCGTTGCTGTGTTCCGTCCCCCGTGCGGACAGACGTCCTGACGGTCCGGTCCTGGTTCCTGAGCGCCTTCGCCACCATTCTCGGCTCAGCTGACTCACCTGCTCCAGGATCTGGGTCCCCGTCATGTTTAGCATCAACGCCGCCATTGTTCATCCGAGACAAAAGCTATTTGTGACAGAGAAATCGGGAACTTTGTCAAGGACAACAGCACTCagcgtgcgtgtatgtgtgtgtgtgtgtgtgcgtgtgcgtgtgtgagagagagagagagtttctgCTGTGATTTAGACACAAGTTTTGCCGTTTTTCCTTAAACATAAACTCTTCCAGGCTCGTTCGGCAGGAAAAAGGACAGAGGTGTTCTGGATTCAGGGTCTGTCCCTGCCCCGGGACGCCTGCCCCCGGGACGCCTGCACCAGCAGAGTGTGTTTGCCAGCCCGGGCGAGACCGGGCCGGGTCATCCAGTGGCTGAAACACACCAGTAGGGGGCAGGAGTCAATAAGACAAGTTAACAGCTCTAATTTATCGTCCTCTCCGATCGATTCCCTGCGGAGCGCCGTGCTAATGCCGGTCAGCCGATTGTCTGGGTGTATTTTCCGCGCGTTCCCGGGATCAGAAAGAcagatgagggttttttttttcgttgACCTTGTGTGAAGACACGGAGGAAAACCCCTGCCATGTCTGCTTTCTCTCGCTGCTATTGTACTCCTCCTATTTAATTTCCCTTCTCTAAGTGGTTTGTTGTGGTTGTGCCCAGGTTGGTCAAGGACAGACGGGAACGCAGCCCGGCTCATGCAAAATCTCCCCATTCTCTCTCCTGATTGAGGAATATCGAGCTCAGGCTCGTGGAGGCAGCTCTCCCCTCTGTTGGAAATTAACCAATTAGTTAAACATTAAGGTTAAGACTTGATCTCTTCTGTCCGGGTCGGTGATGGAAACCAGTGGAATCTGATCCAGTTCACAACTGGTTGAGGTCGTTGCAACGACGGGAGATTATTATAGCAATTGTGAGCAATCGTGACCTTCCTGTCTGGGCCTGCCggagagaacctgcagaacctgcagaacctcctgaatctccagaacctgcagaacctccTGAATCTCCAGAATCTCCAGAAGCTTCTGAAGCTCCAAAagctccagaagctgctgaagctacAGAACCTCCAGAACCTCCTGAACTTCCAGAAGCTCCAGAACTTCCAGAACCTCCTGAACCTCCAGAAGCTTCTGAACCTCCACAAGCTCCAGAAGCGCCTGAAcctccagaagctgctgaagctacAGAACCTCCAGAACCTTGTGAACTCCCAGAAGCTCCAGAAGCTCCTGAACTTCCAGAAGCTTCTGAACCTCCAAAAgctccagaacctccagaagctgctgaagctacAGAACCTCCTGAACTTTCAGAAGCTGCTGAACCTACAGAACCTCCAGAAGCTCCTGAACCTCCAGAAGCTCCTGAACTTTCAGAACCTCCAGAAGCTCGAGAACTTCCAGAAGCTCCTGAACttccagaacctccagaagctgcagaagctgcagacgtGTTCCAGTTATCAAGCTTCCTCAGATATATTAGGCAGCAACAACAGgttctgggtgtgtgtttgtgtttgatccttgtgtgttttctccctCTGACAGGAACCTTCTGGGATCCAGAGTCACGATGGACCGGGAATATCTGAATCTGTTTAGATTATTCGTTTATCAGGAGCCGTTGTTGTTTTCCCTTCTCTAACAGATCCAGAAAATCAACACaatgtaaaatgaaaataacccagagataaataaatacacacacacacacacacacactctgttggAGCTGAACCACAAATATATGAAGTCATGTCAATAACACACTCAGCACATTTAGCTTTGATTTCTGATTCATTTTTGAATCTAAGAATGAATCGATTTATGAGTATTAATGGATTCATGGATCCAGTTCTGATTATATTTAATCTAGTTATGAGTCTAAATAATTAAGAGCAGAAGGTGAATCAAAGAatgggtgagaggagagagagagagtggtgtgttgtgtgtggtgtgtgtttgacctAATCTCCAGGCCTGAAATCACCCGCGAGCAGCTTTCACCCAGACTGATTGCAGCTTTTATCGGCTTTTATCTGCCACCATCCTGCCACTCCAGCagaaaatggtgtgtgtgtctctgtctgtgtgtgtgtgtgtgtgtctctgtctgtgtgtgtgtttgcacaaacACAACCAAATATAAATTTATAAAGTCAAAACAGGAGCTGGGCCCCAGCCCGGCCTTTTATTTATTGTACAAATACGTGCAGCAGCCGGAGCCGTCGGGGCCACagtctcctgccccccccccccccccccccaccccaaccccccccacccccccccccccccccccccccccccccccccggcaggaGGCTGTGAGCAGGGGTGGCCCCTGCGGTGGCCCCTGCGGTGGCCCCTGCCTCCCTCAGCCACACCCTGGTGAACGCTAGCGGGCTAATGGCGCTGCTCGCTGCGGGTCAGAGGTGACACCTAGATGGATGGGGAGCGTCTCCCTGTCCACCTTCTGCTGAGCCAACAGGCAGAcgttcttcctcctgctcaggGACACGAGACACGCtggagacggagggacagaaTCCTGAACGGTTCAGGAGGACGTGGACGTGTGGACTCTGGTGTTGGAGGGGACACAACCTGGGGACaaacctgaggaggaacctgaggaggaacctgaggacaCAACCTGAGGACaaacctgaggaggaacctgaggaggaacctgaggaggaacctgaggacaCAACCTGGGGACAAACCTGAGGACAAAACAACCCAAATGATGATCCAGACTTCTCAGTTTAATCTGagaaccatccatccatccatccacccacccacccatccacccacccatccatccatccatccatccatccacccacccacccatccatccatccatccatccccaccaccaccccatccccacccatccatccatcccacccacccatccatcccacccacccatccatccatccatccttccatccatccatccacccacccacccacccacccacccatccatccatccatccatccacccacccatccacccacccatccatccacccaccatccacccacccacccacccatccatccatccatcttgaACAGAGATAATGGGGCTGTTTGAGACTTTTCTCACATATGAAGACTTATTTAAAATATTAACACTGAATTTGCTGGAggacaaataaaacaagatcttttgaaaaacattttacaaAAGACTAACGAACCAAATTTCtagttgttttttgtctttttaaggGGCCAAAAATTCTTCAAAACGAATTCCACCCAAAAAGGCCTTAAATTTGCTCAGAAATAAGAGTCTCCGCAGATCAAAGGTGAGAGCAGCACCGCAGATCAAAGGTGAGAGCAGCACCGCAGATCAAAGGTACGAACAGCAGGCCACAGGTTCCATACATTCAGGCCGCACGTATAGGAACCTGTTGCACAAGCAGGAACCGGACCCGGACGGTGGCATCTATGGGCCCCCCGCGGCATCTAAAGGGCCACAAGAAGACACCCAGAGTCCACGCGCAGCCACGCGGCCATGTCCACGTTCAtttcgttaaaaaaaaaaggcggctTGAATAGTTTCGTTGACGCGCAACTTCCTGTCTCGGAAAACAACAATAAGAAATCTCATATTTATGTTCAGTTTTTTAGTGAATGAGCACGAGCATCCCCCGCACATTGTCCCGATTTATTAAAGTCGTGCGTGTTTGAGTTGGCAGAAAATGTTCGTCGTTGCAAATTGAAATAATCCCCAAACGGCTAAAAAAGcaaagcaggagaaaaaaaaggctttctTCGCCGTctcccgtccgtccgtccgtccgtccgggCGGGCGGGCGTCACGTGACCGCGCCTGCACCAATGGCAGCCTGTCTGCGGAAGTTGAGCGATAAGAGGAGCGCCGTGAAGAAGCAGCATGCTGGAGGAGCCCTGCTCAGTGGTGCCGTCGCTGGAGCCGCTCAAGCGCCGCGTCcccgcagcagccgcagccgccGCAGCCGCCGCCTTCACCGGCCCCATCCGCTCCGCCAGCCCAGCCAGCACCAGCCAGCACTGCAGCGGTGCCCCGCAAATGTTGGGAGAAAAGGCGCACGGTAAGCGCGCACGCGCCCCGCGGGCCCACTAATATATACAATTATATAGATTCATAAATTGTATTCATGTCAGCCTTGAATTATCCGACCGAACGAAAACAAATTACAGATTTAATTATTGACGTTTAAAACGCCACCACGGTGTGTTTTAAATCGaaatttaaaagaacaaaactaCGATAAATCACAAAATACAACTAATAAAGTAATAGGAATAATACCAATCataatacaataataacaacaataataatgtttaTGTATGTAATAATGTttaaatatgtttgtgtgtttgtatcggTGCCGAGATCAGACCTGTTGTCTTAATCCCGCTCGGCTCGGttcacttttattaaataaacaagagctaaaaagagagaaatagaGCAGCTCGAAACAATTTCAGCTCACAAAACTATCCAACCGAAATGTGAATTAATGCAGAACCCTGTTTATTTGGGctggaaaacacatttcttacagtttttcttttattattattatttaatttacaACCGTGATCAaacataaaatgtaaaatgattttcttttattttagtttttacgGGTGTATTTCAGTTGGAGTCACGATAGCGAAATTTtaatatttcctttttatttcattctgaTAAATTTCACCCGTTTATAAAAACAATTCCCGAAAACCTGCggcatttattattatattattagtgttcttattgtcattaattttactattattataattattatattattattattagtagtagtagtagtagtagtattcgATTTTGTCTGTGGTGCGTTCACGTGCATCATGTGCTCCTGTTCGGCAGGGGTGACGTTAAAGGTTATGGAATACACATATGACGAtgacctggaggagctgtgtCCTGTCTGCGGAGACAAAGTGTCCGGTTATCACTACGGTCTGCTCACCTGTGAGAGCTGCAAGGTAACGGGTCAGAACAAAACCTGGAAACGGAGTTCTGCTCTCTCCTTGTTCCTTTGAGGCAGAATCTTACATTTGCCTTCTGCGATTCCAGGGGTTCTTTAAGAGAACAGTGCAGAACAACAAGCGGTACACCTGTGCGGAGAACCAGGAGTGCAAAATAGACAAAACCCAGAGGAAGAGGTGTCCTTTCTGTCGCTTCCAGAAGTGTCTCAGCGTCGGGATGCGGCTGGAAGGTAAAACTGCGccaccactactgctactaactagtactactactagtCCTGCTACTGCTAATAGTACTGCTAATAGTACTGCTACTAGAACTgctactagtactactgctgctactactactactactgctagtACTGCTACTGCTAATAGTACTGCTAAtagtactactactaataataataataatgcttatCTGGATGTTTTTCCCTCCGATCTCTAAATCACCTGATGACTGACTGGTCTCTAAATCACCTGATGACTGACTGGTCTCTAAATCACGTGATGACCGACCACCCGTATTTAGGTGTCCGCCTGCGTCACCGTCGCGGGCCTCAGGCTGTGAAACACCTGTGTGACTGGAGCGCGAGCGCTGAGCGCCGTCCGAAAGTGACGAGCGCCGCCTGCGCGGTGGGAATGCCGGGACTAGTTCCCAGGCGGACAGCTGTGCGGGAAAGCACCTGCTTCCGCAGCAGAAAAGCGCCGCATTCTTGCGCTGCTGATAAAAGAACGCGCGGAACCTCCTCTGAGCTAAATCAAAGCTGCGTTTACAATGTGTCGGGCCTAAAAAGGATGGCAGCAACCCTGGTGATtaaagtgcgtgtgtgtgcgtgtgtgtgtgcgtgcgcgcgcctCTTCTCTCCTGACAGCGGTGCGCGCAGACCGAATGCGGGGAGGCAGGAATAAATTCGGGCCCATGTACAAACGGGACCGGgccctgaagcagcagaagaaggctCTGATTCGGTCGAGCGGGTTCAAGCTGGAGAGCGCGCTGCCCCCGCCGGGCTCGCCGCTGCAGAGCGACTACGGCGGCCTGCACAGCCTGCCCACCATCTCCAAAGGGCTGCTGCCCTCCACGCCCAGCTCCATCACACCCACAGACTACGAGGCCAACCTGTACGGACCCTCGCCCGTGGGCATGGCCATGCAGACCCACGTCCCCCTCACCGCCCAGTACCAGTACACGGCCTTCTCCAGCCGGGCCATCAAGGCCGAATGTCCAGACTACACCAGCTCCCCCGAGTCCCTCACAGGATACCCCTACCCGGACCCGTACCCGTCTACCTCTCCGCAGCCGCCCGGCCTGCCGCcgctggtggtggagctgctccGCTGTGATCCGGACGAACTGGTGGTGCAGAACAAGATCGTGGcccacctgcagcaggagcagagcggcCGGGCCCGAACGGACAAAGCCAGCACCTTCAGCGTGATGTGTCGGATGGCGGATCAGACCCTGTTCTCCATCGTGGAGTGGGCCCGGAGCTGCATCTTCTTCAAGGAGCTCAGGGTGAGTCCAGATCCTTCCGCGTCCTCAGAACCACTCAGACCTTTAATCGATTTATTCTTTCTGATGTTTGTCGGGACCTCGGCTGTTGGCGCAGCAGTCAGAGGTCCACGTGTTTCCGTCCGTTACGCGCTGTccgccaaaaaaaaagaggcgtAAACTATGAAATAAGTTGCTTTAAAATTAAATTGgatatttctttaaaatgtagTTCTACAATACATTTTACAAAGATATTAGGTAAATATCCGACAGTGCGTTATTAATGTATTAATgttaagaatgtgtgtgtgtgtgtgtgtgtgtgtgtgtgtgtgtgtgtgttgtgtgtgtgtgtgtgtgtgttgtgtacaTTAAATTGTATCTATATGTAGGAAATTCAATTCATGAAAATGACAACATTGTCAAGAAAAAGGCGTCTTTCTCGTAGTATTATTATGATTTACTTCTGTGTCATTTGGGATGGTAATTGCTgctaaaaaagagagaaaagaaaacgaCGCGTTTTTGCTTTCAcacaaatttaattaaaatgactgtagataaataaaaatggaagaaCAAAGATTTTCTCGTCGCCTAGTTTCAGTTTCACAGAgaactttaataataaaatagttTAAATGCGCCAGCCTCGATTTGATAAAACGATCCCAATTTGATCAGGACGCTTGtgtcttattattattattattattggataATACTATAATAccagtagtattagtagtattgccgttattattattattattattgaataaTACTATAATACCAGTAGTCTAGTAGTATTGCccttattatattattattattatattattattggaTAATACTATAATGCCAGTTGTATTAGTAGTATTgcccttattattattattgtcgctattattattattatttttgttatttttattattggatCATACTATAATACCAGTAGTGTTAGCAGTATTGccgttattattatcatcattctTATCAATATTATTACTAGTAGTTGtactattattgctgttattattatcataattattattgctactactactaatactactagtAGTAGTTTGTactattattgctattattatcattactattattattattattaatagtagtTGtactattattgctgttattattatccttactattattattaatagtagtTGTactattattgctattattatcattactattattattattaatagtagtTGTACTATATTGCTAtattatcattactattattattattattaatagtagtTGtactattattgctgttattattatcattactacttattattattaatagtagtTGtactattattgctgttattattatccttacttattattattaattattactAGTTGTAATTCAGATATTGAGAATGATCATTTCagagcttcattttttttttttaaatgtgtgtgaataaaaataactgaatttgttttttaaaatgaatttgaaaataaatcaataatatAAGTAACATATTATGCAAATAAAGCAGAAAGGAAGAAACGATTGTTCAcataaatctttctttctttcttctttctttcttttctttctttcttctttgagGTCACACTTATATCTATCAACCCAGGTTAATTCCTTGCCGTTGCCAGTGGCAACACTGAGGACTGATTGTCTTGGGCTGCTTCCTTTCACTGTGACAGAACTTCTGTCGTAGATTTTACAAataagttgtttttaaaatcctcATTTTGATTTTGTTGGTGCGTCAGGACGTGTGAATAAATGTGCAGCTCAGATTAATCAGATTGAGGACCCAGACTGGGGACCCAGACTGGGGGACTCAGACTGGGGACTCAGACTGGGGACTCAGACTGAGGACCCAGACTGGGGACGGGGACCAGACTGGGGACTCAGACTGAGGACCCAGACTGGGGACTCAGACTGGAGACCCAGACTGGGGACCCAGACTGAGGACCCAGACTGGGGACCCAGACTGGAGACCCAGACTGGGGACCCAGACTGAGGACCCAGACTGAGGACCCAGACTGGGGACCCGGACTGGGGACCCAGTTCCAGGCTCATGTGTGAATAGATCAGCTGACTGGGAGCCCTGCTGGTATCTGCACTGGTTTGTTCCTTCCTGATAGCTTCAAGTCTCTCGCTacattagcacacacacacacaccacacacacacacacacacacacacacacacacacacgtgaaaacccttcttctccattggtcAGCTGTTCTTCAtttgcttctcttcttccccctacatgagcctggtcctgctcagggtttcttcctgttaaaggggagttttccttgccactgttgcttgttggggtcaggccctgggattctggagagggtctagagacgGTTTTGATTTGATGAATGAAGATtaatggattgattgattgatctcgTTGCTTCTGGGCTCCTAACGAGCGGTGTTTGAGTCCTCTGACCGGTGGCATCAGCGGCTCCTCTGAGGCCAGAGAACCGGGGTACTCACCTCAGCCACCTTTCTGTCCcacgtcaccatggcaacctgcCTCACGCGAATGGCTGATTAGGTTTTTGTGTTGCCCGACGTTGTTGAGCAGGTGACGTTTATGCGAATCACaggatttgtgttttttttttgggaaaacTGGCTCTAAGATGTCTGATTTTAATGTCGGCTAAAATAAGCAGAAAAACGTCCCACGTGCGCGATCGTCTGGCAGCGGCGACGGCGGCGAGCTGTTTTTGAGTGTGTCTGGAGTCCAGGCACAGGCGGGGAAGAAAAAGGGCCCGTTTGTGTAGCGGTCTAGCAGCAAACATCCCTCCAGAAGCTTCATTTTATGGCTGAGAGGCACAAAATGGCACTTGACAGAAACATAACCCGACTCATATAAGGAGCGTCTCCTCGTGCTCGCCGTGTTTGAAGGGGGTTTTCTAGCGCGGCGTTTTTCTTTGGGCTCATTTCAGTGTCCAATTCCTCTTGGAGAGGAAGTGCAGGAGGTCGCCGAGACCTCTGGTTTCCTTGCGCCCCTCCTTTATCGGTGCACCACCCCGACCCCACTGCTGGACCCTTCAAAACAGTCCCATTCACATCCAGGACTTTTTAGCCTCTCTGAGATCAAGATCGTTGGGCTTTGTTGAAGGTCTAATCCTTCCGCAAAGCGATGCCAAACTGTCTCTCTGGGGTAAACGAGGCCCAGGAGCCCCACGGATGCCCCCTTCTTAGATAAGAGTCGAGACACTCCTGACCTCAGTGACCTTCTTCATTAAGGGGGGGAAACTGTTGAAAACAGGCGAAAATGTTGTGTAACACACTCTTTAAGGGGTTTAAAAGACCACGAAGTAGACCTGACATCAGAGTCGTGAGCAGATGTTGTTGGTGTAAATATGAAACGCAACGGCTCGGACAACCTCCCGTCACCGACGAAGGAGCCCCAGGGAAACCGGAGGGTGAGGGTTTGTGGGATAGCTGGCTGGATGGTGCAGGAGGCACCTCTCTAGGGATACAATAATGTCTGAGCAGCTCCGGTTGTCGGGCTCCGTCCAGACCCTCCACGCAGAACAGGAGGTTCAGAGCAGCGCAGTCACCTGGAGAACTGAAGGGAGGTATTGATTGTTCAGGAGGGACGGAGACGGGAACAATCCCAAGTGGTTGGAAAGGATATTGATCAAGTTTTATTGAACGAGCTGTGAGGAGACTGAAGCTCAGAGAAAGagctctgtctgcctgtctgtctgtctgcctgtctgcctgtctgtctgtctgcctgtctgtctgtctgcctgcctgtctgtctgtctgcctgtctgcctgtctgcctgtctgtctgtctgcctgtctgtctgtctgtctgcctgcctgcctgcctgtctgcctgtctgtctgtctgtctgtctgcctgcctgtctgtctgtctgcctgcctgtctgtctgcctgtctgcctgtctgcctgtctgtctgcctgcctgtctgcctgcctgcctgcctgtctgtctgtctgcctgtctgtctgcctgcctgtctgcctgcctgccgaCTCACGTCTGTGCTTCTGTCTCTCCTGGAGGTGGGTGATCAAATGAAGCTGCTCCACAACTGCTGGTCTGAGCTCCTGGTCCTGGATCATATTTTCAGACAAGTGCAGCACGGACAGGAAGACAGCATCCTGTTGGTGACGGGCCAGGAGGTAAGAACTTCCCTCACACCTTCCTGCCTCCGCTCACTCCGGCCTCCCTCACAAAGAACACTCCCAGTAGACCCCAGTGAATGGATGGTGTTAGAGCACCGTGGTCATGGAATCTAATGATCAAAAGgatggtcctggtcctggtcctggtcctggtcctggtcctggtcctggtcccggtcccggtcccggtcccggtcctggtcctggtcccggtcctgCCCGAGTCCCCTTCTCACCAAAGTTTCAGCTCTCTGATTATTGTAGCAGCATGTTCACCAGAACTGGAGGGAGAGTTTGATTTATTGTCCTgggaaaatggatttttccatttttcaccCCACGAGAGATAAGGTGGTACGTTCCAATCATGATCTGTTTATACAGAGAGATTTGATGCTTGTAGTCTGAGAAAGGGGCCGACTCTTCACTGGTCCTGTGTTTAAATCATCCCATcatcccctccatcatccatcctccatccatccaatccatcca is part of the Takifugu rubripes chromosome 21, fTakRub1.2, whole genome shotgun sequence genome and encodes:
- the LOC101076393 gene encoding LOW QUALITY PROTEIN: steroidogenic factor 1 (The sequence of the model RefSeq protein was modified relative to this genomic sequence to represent the inferred CDS: deleted 1 base in 1 codon) gives rise to the protein MLEEPCSVVPSLEPLKRRVPAAAAAAAAAAFTGPIRSASPASTSQHCSGAPQMLGEKAHGVTLKVMEYTYDDDLEELCPVCGDKVSGYHYGLLTCESCKGFFKRTVQNNKRYTCAENQECKIDKTQRKRCPFCRFQKCLSVGMRLEAVRADRMRGGRNKFGPMYKRDRALKQQKKALIRSSGFKLESALPPPGSPLQSDYGGLHSLPTISKGLLPSTPSSITPTDYEANLYGPSPVGMAMQTHVPLTAQYQYTAFSSRAIKAECPDYTSSPESLTGYPYPDPYPSTSPQPPGLPPLVVELLRCDPDELVVQNKIVAHLQQEQSGRARTDKASTFSVMCRMADQTLFSIVEWARSCIFFKELRVGDQMKLLHNCWSELLVLDHIFRQVQHGQEDSILLVTGQEVALSFILAQAEATLSGLVQRGQELAGKLRVLQVARREIACLKFLLLFNPNVKLLEDQAFVEGVQEQVNGALLEYTLSTYPQFHEKFSQLVVRLPELRSLSTQAEDYLCYMHLSGEVPCNNLLIEMLHAKRACV